A single window of Saccharomyces kudriavzevii IFO 1802 strain IFO1802 genome assembly, chromosome: 16 DNA harbors:
- the ARP7 gene encoding Arp7p (similar to Saccharomyces cerevisiae ARP7 (YPR034W); ancestral locus Anc_7.448), translating to MTLNRKCVVIHNGSHRTVAGFSNVELPQCIIPSSYVKRTDEAGKVELIFGTYDMTDAAAEKRNGDEVYTLVDSQGLPYNWEALESQWRYLYDTQLKVSPNELPLVITMPATNGKPDMSILRRYYELAFDKLNVPVFQIVIEPLAIALSMGKSSAFVIDMGASGCNVTPIIDGIVVKNAVVRSKFGGDFLDFQVHEKLTPMIKEENDMENMADEEKRSTDVWYEANTWIQQFKSTMLQVSEKDLIELERYYKEQAEIYARQQEQLKQMDQQLQYTALTVSPNNPLLQRKNFLFKPLNKTLTMNFKDCYQFAEYLFKPQLISDKFSPEDGLGPLMAKSVKKAGASINSMKANTSTNPNGLGTSHMNGSTGDNGAGSSNNISPEQVYSLLLTNVIITGSTSLIEGMEQRIIKELSIRFPQYKLTTFANQVMMDRKIQGWLGAVTMANLPSWNLGKWYSKEDYETLKRDGKQSQSASVSAKTD from the coding sequence ATGACACTGAATAGAAAGTGCGTTGTGATACATAACGGGTCACACAGAACGGTGGCCGGATTTAGCAACGTTGAATTGCCCCAATGCATCATACCTTCGAGCTATGTCAAGAGGACAGACGAGGCGGGGAAGGTTGAACTTATATTCGGGACCTATGACATGACAGACGCCGCAGCGGAGAAACGCAATGGCGACGAGGTCTATACGTTGGTAGATAGCCAAGGGTTGCCGTACAATTGGGAGGCATTAGAGTCGCAATGGAGGTATTTGTACGACACTCAACTGAAAGTCTCGCCCAATGAACTGCCATTGGTGATTACCATGCCCGCCACTAACGGGAAACCGGATATGAGCATATTGAGGCGCTATTACGAACTGGCGTTCGACAAGTTGAATGTGCCAGTATTTCAAATTGTCATTGAGCCCTTGGCGATTGCTTTGTCCATGGGCAAGAGCTCTGCATTCGTGATTGACATGGGCGCATCAGGTTGCAACGTGACCCCCATTATCGACGGTATTGTGGTGAAAAATGCTGTGGTGAGATCGAAGTTTGGTGGTGACTTCTTGGATTTTCAAGTACACGAAAAGTTGACTCCCATgatcaaagaggaaaacgACATGGAAAACATGGCAGACgaagagaaaagatcaACTGACGTTTGGTACGAGGCAAACACGTGGATTCAGCAGTTCAAGTCTACCATGTTGCAAGTGAGTGAAAAGGATTTGATTGAGTTAGAAAGGTATTACAAGGAACAAGCAGAAATATATGCCCGGCAACAAGAACAGCTGAAGCAAATGGACCAGCAACTCCAGTACACGGCATTAACAGTCAGCCCCAACAATCCATTGCTGCagaggaaaaattttctattCAAACCATTGAACAAGACTTTAACTATGAACTTCAAAGATTGCTACCAGTTCGCAGAGTATCTGTTCAAACCACAACTGATATCGGATAAATTCTCGCCAGAGGACGGACTGGGGCCGCTGATGGCGAAATCGGTGAAGAAGGCCGGCGCTAGTATAAACTCGATGAAGGCCAACACCTCCACTAACCCGAACGGATTGGGAACAAGCCACATGAACGGCAGCACTGGTGATAACGGCGCCGGTAGCAGCAACAATATATCACCGGAACAGGTCTACTCGTTACTATTGACAAATGTCATCATCACTGGCTCGACGTCTTTGATCGAGGGCATGGAACAACGCATAATAAAGGAGCTGTCCATTAGATTCCCGCAGTACAAGCTGACCACGTTCGCCAACCAAGTCATGATGGATCGTAAGATCCAGGGATGGCTAGGTGCCGTGACGATGGCCAACCTGCCCTCGTGGAACCTGGGAAAATGGTATTCCAAGGAAGATTACGAAACGCTGAAGCGGGACGGAAAACAGTCGCAATCTGCGAGCGTAAGCGCCAAGACAGACTAG